A stretch of Pangasianodon hypophthalmus isolate fPanHyp1 chromosome 9, fPanHyp1.pri, whole genome shotgun sequence DNA encodes these proteins:
- the arsia gene encoding arylsulfatase I translates to MAGAALAGLSVMLGAGFLAWDWSSQNQVENDPAAANPLRPPHIIFIMTDDLGFNDIGYHNPDMRTPTLDKLAADGVKLENYYVQPICTPSRSQFLTGRYQIHTGLQHSIIRSRQPNCLPFDMVTLPQRLQEAGYSTHMVGKWHLGFYKRDCLPTRRGFHTYFGSLTGSVDYYTYDSCDGPGRCGYDLHEGETVAWGYRGKYSTHLYTRRVRKILASHNPSGQPLFIFLSFQAVHTPLQCPKEYIYPYRSMGNVHRRKYAGMVSSVDEAVHNVTYALRKYGYYRNSVIIFSTDNGGQPLFGGSNWPLRGRKGTYWEGGMRAVGFVHSPLLRRRRKVSKALVHITDWYPTLVRLAGGNVSQMHELDGYDMWDTISEGKESPRFEILHNIDPLYVPSRHGSLRGGYGIWNTAVQAAVRMGDWKLLTGEPGYGDWTPPQVLGNFPGGWWDLERHAEARKSLWLFNITADPYERYDMAEQRPDVVKQLLARIAFYNRTAVPVRYPAEDPRADPSLNGGAWRPWAGDKEADSWHPVYHRRRNDKNKKLSKMRSFFKKLNTKIMSNRI, encoded by the exons ATGGCGGGGGCGGCTCTGGCGGGTCTCTCCGTCATGCTCGGTGCGGGTTTCCTCGCCTGGGACTGGTCGAGCCAGAACCAGGTGGAGAATGATCCCGCGGCAGCGAACCCCCTCAGACCACCgcacatcatcttcatcatgaCAGACGACCTGGGTTTCAACGATATCGGCTACCACAACCCTGACATGCGCACACCCACGCTGGATAAGCTGGCGGCGGATGGAGTGAAGCTGGAGAATTACTACGTGCAGCCGATCTGTACACCTTCCCGCAGCCAATTCCTCACCGGCCG GTATCAGATCCACACGGGTCTCCAGCATTCGATCATCAGGTCCCGGCAGCCCAACTGTCTACCTTTTGACATGGTCACCCTGCCGCAGCGCCTCCAGGAGGCCGGCTACTCCACACACATGGTGGGTAAATGGCACCTGGGCTTCTACAAGCGTGACTGTCTCCCCACTCGTCGTGGCTTTCATACCTACTTTGGCTCGCTGACAGGCAGCGTGGACTACTACACGTACGACTCCTGTGATGGTCCAGGCAGGTGTGGCTACGATCTCCATGAAGGTGAAACAGTGGCATGGGGATATCGGGGAAAATACTCGACACATCTGTACACACGCAGAGTGCGGAAGATTCTGGCATCGCACAATCCATCAGGACAGCctctgtttattttcctgtcCTTCCAGGCTGTTCACACTCCCTTACAGTGTCCTAAGGAGTACATCTATCCGTATCGTAGCATGGGGAATGTTCATCGGCGCAAATATGCAGGCATGGTCTCATCCGTGGACGAGGCAGTACACAACGTGACATATGCGCTCCGGAAATATGGTTATTACCGCAACAGTGTGATTATCTTCTCTACAGATAACGGGGGCCAGCCTTTATTTGGAGGAAGCAACTGGCCACTCAGGGGCAGGAAGGGGACTTATTGGGAAGGTGGCATGCGTGCAGTGGGATTTGTCCACAGCCCACTTCTCAGGAGACGGAGGAAAGTCAGTAAGGCACTGGTTCACATCACTGATTGGTACCCAACACTTGTGCGCCTGGCCGGGGGGAATGTATCCCAAATGCATGAGCTAGATGGGTATGACATGTGGGACACGATCAGCGAGGGCAAGGAGTCCCCACGCTTCGAGATCCTCCACAACATCGACCCACTGTATGTGCCTTCACGCCACGGCTCACTCCGGGGCGGCTATGGCATCTGGAACACTGCTGTACAGGCAGCAGTGCGAATGGGAGACTGGAAGCTGCTGACAGGAGAGCCGGGTTATGGAGACTGGACGCCACCGCAGGTGTTAGGAAACTTCCCAGGTGGCTGGTGGGATCTTGAGCGTCACGCCGAAGCCCGCAAATCACTATGGCTGTTCAACATCACAGCTGATCCATATGAGCGCTACGACATGGCTGAACAGAGGCCTGATGTAGTAAAACAGCTGCTGGCCAGGATAGCATTTTATAATCGCACAGCTGTGCCTGTGCGCTACCCTGCTGAGGACCCAAGGGCAGATCCGAGTCTGAATGGAGGGGCATGGAGGCCCTGGGCCGGGGACAAGGAAGCAGACAGCTGGCACCCAGTTTATCACAGGAGGAGGAATGACAAGAATAAGAAACTGAGCAAAATGAGGTCGTTTTTCAAGAAACTGAACACAAAGATTATGTCTAATAGGATATAA
- the LOC113530046 gene encoding interleukin-17B — translation MGRFWNELLMVLMLADILVMALARKEGKGRKRKVEGQQDAQPQRNATSFQIPLDPILTGDHTAGDGEHEVDFDKAIDDMVSQVRNNPALSKSKCVVDRHLWMSNSRSLSPWSYRINHDENRRPVDIPEAKCACAGCINPFTMQEDRSMTSVLIYAKIPVRRLQCPRKKKKKCVPRYRTVVESIAVGCTCIAG, via the exons ATGGGCAGATTTTGGAACGAG CTGTTAATGGTGCTGATGCTGGCGGATATTTTGGTCATGGCGTTGGCGCGCAAAGAAGGCAAAGGGCGGAAACGTAAAGTGGAGGGCCAGCAGGACGCGCAGCCGCAGCGCAACGCCACTTCTTTCCAGATCCCCCTCGACCCCATACTGACCGGAGACCACACAGCCGGAGACGGAGAACACGAGGTGGACTTCGACAAGGCCATCGATGACATGGTGTCCCAGGTGAGGAACAACCCGGCTCTGTCCAAAAGCAAGTGCGTGGTGGACCGCCACCTGTGGATGTCCAACAGTCGAAGCCTCTCTCCGTGGTCCTACag GATCAATCACGATGAGAACCGCAGGCCCGTCGACATACCGGAGGCCAAGTGCGCATGCGCGGGCTGCATTAACCCCTTCACCATGCAGGAGGACCGCTCAATGACCAGCGTGCTCATCTACGCCAAGATCCCGGTGCGGCGGCTGCAGTGTCCccgcaagaagaagaagaagtgcgTGCCGCGTTACCGCACCGTGGTGGAGAGCATCGCTGTGGGCTGCACGTGCATAGCAGGCTGA